A window of the Cicer arietinum cultivar CDC Frontier isolate Library 1 chromosome 6, Cicar.CDCFrontier_v2.0, whole genome shotgun sequence genome harbors these coding sequences:
- the LOC101502374 gene encoding berberine bridge enzyme-like 21, which produces MDKSNPLPFLSVMIILLLLPHVSNSQAAPSRDSIFVTFLQCLKSHTTQPDQVSNIVYAQTNASYTSIFEAFVRNARFNTPSTTKPLLIVTPLHENQVQATIVCSKTIGLHLKIRSGGHDFEGISYISEVPFVILDMFNFQNITVDIQNEIAVIQTGASLGQVYYRIWEKSKVHGFPAGVCSTVGVGGHLSGGGYGNMMRKFGLSIDNVVDAKIVDVNGRVLDKNSMGEDLFWAIRGGGGASFGVILSYTVKLVSVPEKVAVFQVDKTLDQNATDLVFQWQQVAPHTDDRLFMRLVLQPVSSKTLKGQKTIRASFQALFLGGADELVTLLEKEFPLLGLKKETCKEMSWIESVFWWANFNDGSSLNALLERNHYKVHSSKRKSDYVQSPIPKDGLKWILKKMVELGKVELVFNPYGGKMNEVAFDATPFPHRAGYLYKIQYTVSWEEKGDDVEKSLLSQIRMLYSYMTPFVSKNPRSAYVNYRDLDIGINRHGKDDYNDGVVYSIKYFNKNFERLVNVKTKVDPENFFWNEQSIPTLPNKA; this is translated from the coding sequence ATGGATAAGTCAAATCCTCTGCCATTTCTCTCTGTTATgattattcttcttcttcttccacatGTTTCTAATTCTCAAGCAGCCCCATCAAGAGATTCCATTTTTGTAACTTTTCTTCAGTGTCTTAAAAGCCACACAACCCAACCAGATCAAGTTTCAAACATAGTCTATGCCCAAACCAATGCATCATACACCTCCATTTTTGAAGCCTTTGTTAGAAATGCAAGGTTCAACACCCCCTCCACCACAAAACCATTACTTATTGTCACCCCTCTGCATGAAAACCAAGTACAAGCCACTATAGTTTGCTCCAAAACCATTGGTCTTCATCTCAAAATCAGAAGTGGAGGCCATGATTTTGAAGGTATTTCATATATCTCTGAGGTACCCTTTGTTATCCTTGACATGTTCAATTTTCAGAACATCACTGTTGATATACAAAATGAAATCGCCGTGATTCAAACCGGTGCAAGTCTTGGACAAGTTTATTATAGGATATGGGAGAAGAGTAAAGTTCATGGCTTTCCTGCTGGAGTTTGTTCAACTGTTGGTGTTGGTGGTCACTTAAGTGGAGGAGGGTATGGTAATATGATGAGAAAATTTGGGTTATCAATTGATAATGTTGTTGATGCTAAAATTGTTGATGTCAATGGTAGGGTTCTTGACAAAAACAGTATGGGGGAAGATCTTTTTTGGGCCATTAGAGGTGGTGGAGGAGCAAGTTTTGGAGTCATTTTATCATACACCGTTAAACTAGTTTCTGTACCAGAAAAAGTTGCAGTTTTTCAAGTTGACAAGACTTTGGATCAGAATGCAACTGATCTTGTTTTCCAGTGGCAACAAGTTGCTCCACACACTGATGATAGGCTTTTCATGAGACTAGTTTTGCAGCCTGTGAGTTCAAAAACTTTAAAGGGTCAGAAAACCATAAGAGCTTCATTTCAGGCTTTGTTTCTTGGAGGTGCTGATGAACTTGTGACACTCTTGGAGAAAGAGTTTCCTTTGTTGGGACTAAAGAAGGAAACTTGCAAGGAAATGAGTTGGATTGAATCTGTTTTTTGGTGGGCTAATTTCAATGATGGTTCCTCCTTAAATGCATTGCTTGAAAGAAACCATTACAAAGTTCATTCCAGCAAAAGAAAATCTGATTATGTACAATCACCAATTCCTAAAGATGGGTTGAAATGGATATTGAAGAAGATGGTTGAACTTGGAAAAGTTGAGCTTGTTTTCAATCCTTATGGAGGAAAAATGAATGAGGTTGCTTTTGATGCTACACCATTTCCTCACCGTGCAGGGTATCTATACAAAATTCAATATACTGTGAGTTGGGAAGAAAAAGGAGATGATGTAGAAAAGAGTTTATTAAGTCAGATTAGAATGTTATATAGTTACATGACACCATTTGTGTCAAAGAATCCAAGAAGTGCTTATGTGAATTATAGGGACCTTGATATTGGTATTAATAGACATGGTAAGGATGATTACAATGATGGAGTGGTTTATAGTATCAAGTACTTCAATAAAAATTTTGAGAGGTTGGTGAATGTTAAGACTAAGGTTGATCCTGAAAACTTTTTCTGGAATGAACAGAGTATCCCAACACTTCCAAACAAGGCATAG
- the LOC101502678 gene encoding berberine bridge enzyme-like 21, which translates to MGKSSCFVHSSIVFLLLLVCNVSVSETTSTAESLYTSFIHCLTNQTKSSDQFSNTLFSQTNASFSSVLQAYIRNARLNTTSTPKPLLIITPLQESHVQSTVFCSKTIGIQLKIRSGGHDFEGLSYVSNQPFIILDMFQFRNISVDIQNEVAVVQSGATLGEFYYRIWEKSKVHGFPSGVCPTVGVGGHFSGGGYGNMMREFGLSIDNIIDAKIVDVNGRILDKNTMGEDFFWAIRGGGGSSFGVILSYTVKLVLVPEVVTVFRVAKNLDQNATELVFQWQQVAPHTDDRLFMRLLLQPVSSKVVKGEITVRATVMALFLGGADEIVTLLGKEFPSLGLNKEKCSEMSWIDSVLWWASFGNDSKPDVLLDRKIDSAKFFKRKSDYVQDPIPKDGLEGIWKKVIELGKVGLVFNPYGGKMNLIPSNATAFPHREGNLFKIQYSVNWEEPGIDVENNFTNQARMLYNYMTPFVSNNPRRAFLNYRDLDIGINDFGNSSYEQGVVYGAKYFNNNFERLVKIKTVVDPENFFRNEQSIPTHPGFDSGAGTSGADKLLHSSLYRKLMVKVLVVWFLILELFI; encoded by the exons ATGGGAAAATCTAGTTGTTTTGTCCATTCTTctattgtttttcttcttctacttGTTTGTAATGTCTCTGTTTCAGAGACAACATCAACAGCAGAATCATTGTACACCTCTTTCATTCATTGTTTAACAAACCAAACAAAATCTTCAGACCAATTCTCCAACACACTCTTTTCTCAAACCAACGCTTCTTTTTCTTCTGTTCTCCAAGCTTATATTCGTAATGCTAGATTAAACACCACTTCAACTCCAAAGCCTTTACTAATCATCACTCCTCTTCAAGAATCACACGTCCAATCTACTGTATTTTGCTCCAAAACCATTGGAATTCAACTCAAAATAAGGAGTGGTGGACATGACTTTGAGGGTCTTTCATATGTCTCCAACCAACCCTTCATTATTCTTGACATGTTCCAATTCAGGAATATCAGTGTTGATATACAAAACGAGGTTGCTGTGGTTCAATCTGGTGCCACTCTTGGTGAATTTTATTATAGGATATGGGAGAAGAGTAAAGTTCATGGCTTTCCTTCTGGGGTTTGTCCTACTGTTGGTGTTGGTGGCCACTTCAGTGGTGGAGGGTATGGTAACATGATGAGAGAATTTGGGTTAtcaattgataatattattgatgCTAAAATTGTTGATGTTAATGGTAGGATTCTTGATAAGAACACTATGGGGGAAGATTTTTTTTGGGCTATTAGAGGAGGTGGAGGATCAAGTTTTGGTGTTATCTTATCATATACTGTAAAGTTGGTTCTTGTACCTGAAGTTGTTACTGTTTTTCGTGTTGCGAAGAATTTGGATCAGAATGCAACTGAGCTTGTTTTCCAGTGGCAGCAAGTTGCGCCGCATACCGATGATAGGCTTTTCATGCGGCTTCTCTTGCAGCCTGTGAGTTCTAAGGTTGTGAAAGGGGAGATAACAGTAAGAGCCACTGTTATGGCATTGTTTCTTGGAGGAGCTGATGAAATTGTCACACTCTTGGGGAAGGAGTTTCCTTCTCTTGgtttaaacaaagaaaaatgttCTGAAATGAGTTGGATTGATTCTGTGCTTTGGTGGGCTAGTTTTGGCAATGATTCAAAACCAGATGTGCTTCTTGACAGGAAAATCGACTCGGCGaaatttttcaagaggaaatcTGATTATGTTCAGGATCCAATTCCAAAAGATGGGTTGGAAGGGATATGGAAGAAGGTGATTGAATTGGGAAAAGTAGGATTGGTTTTCAATCCTTAtggtggaaaaatgaatttgatacCATCTAATGCTACCGCGTTTCCTCACCGTGAAGGGAATCTGTTCAAGATTCAGTATTCGGTGAATTGGGAGGAACCTGGAATTGatgtagaaaataattttacaaatcagGCTAGAATGCTATATAATTACATGACACCTTTTGTGTCCAATAATCCAAGAAGAGCCTTCTTAAATTATAGGGACCTTGATATTGGTATCAATGATTTTGGAAATAGTAGCTATGAACAAGGGGTTGTTTATGGAGCGAAGTATTTCAATAACAACTTTGAGAGGCTGGTCAAGATCAAAACTGTAGTTGATCCAGAAAACTTCTTCAGGAATGAACAGAGTATTCCAACTCACCCTG GTTTCGACTCCGGTGCCGGTACTTCTGGTGCAGACAAATTGTTACATTCCAGCTTGTATAGAAAACTTATGGTAAAGGTGTTAGTTGTATGGTTTCTCATCCTTGAGTTGTTCATCTGA
- the LOC101502990 gene encoding pentatricopeptide repeat-containing protein At2g03880, mitochondrial produces the protein MKGVSKRLMLFRTTWSRSCSRVAFPHNVAPETSSLLNHCYNKDLPRAMQTLDAMERHGVCADAITYSELIKCCLAHRAVREGKRVHHHIFSNGYQPKAFLINTLLNMYVKFNLLEEAQILFDKMPERNVVSWTTMISAFSCAKLNDRAMKLLIFMIRDGAMPNSYTFSSVLRACERLCDLKQLHSSIVKAGLESDVFVRSALIDAYSKLGELLEALGVFREMVTGDSVVWNSIIAAFAQHSDGDEALNLYKSMRRAGFPADQSTLTSVLRACTGLSLLELGRQAHAHVLKFDQDLILSNALLDMYCKCGSLEDAKFIFNRMADKDVISWSTMIAGLAQNGFSMEALNLFDSMKVSGPRPNYITILGVLFACSHAGLVNEGWHYFRSMKNLYGIDPGREHYGCMLDLLGRAGKLDEMVKLIHEMNCEPDVVTWRTLLDACRAHRNVDLATYAAKEILKLDQQDTGAYVLLSNIYANSKRWDDVAEVRRTMKARGIRKEPGCSWIEVNKQIHAFIVGDQSHPQIDEINRKLSQYIRRLTDAGYVPDTNFVLQDLEEEQSEYSLRHHSEKLAIVFGIISFPREKTIRIWKNLKICGDCHIFAKLIAKLEQRHIVIRDPIRYHHFQDGVCSCGDYW, from the coding sequence ATGAAAGGTGTTTCAAAGCGCTTAATGTTGTTTCGAACAACTTGGTCGCGTAGTTGTTCACGTGTTGCATTCCCACACAACGTGGCCCCTGAAACTAGTTCACTACTCAATCACTGCTACAACAAAGACCTCCCCAGAGCCATGCAAACCTTGGATGCCATGGAAAGACACGGAGTCTGTGCTGATGCAATAACATATTCTGAGCTCATCAAGTGTTGCTTGGCTCATAGGGCTGTTAGAGAAGGAAAACGCGTTCATCACCATATATTCTCAAATGGGTATCAACCAAAAGCGTTCTTGATCAACACTCTTCTCAATATGTATGTGAAATTCAACCTTTTGGAAGAAGCACAGatactgtttgataaaatgccTGAACGGAATGTTGTTTCCTGGACAACTATGATATCTGCTTTTTCTTGTGCTAAACTTAATGATCGAGCTATGAAgcttttgatttttatgattagGGATGGTGCCATGCCTAATAGTTATACCTTCTCATCTGTTTTGAGAGCATGTGAGAGGTTATGTGATCTCAAACAGCTGCATTCTAGTATAGTGAAAGCAGGGTTggagtctgatgtttttgttaggAGTGCTCTTATTGATGCTTACTCGAAGTTGGGTGAGTTGTTAGAAGCTCTAGGTGTTTTTCGTGAGATGGTGACCGGAGACTCTGTTGTTTGGAACTCCATTATTGCTGCTTTTGCTCAGCACAGTGATGGGGATGAAGCTTTAAACCTATACAAGAGTATGAGGAGAGCAGGGTTTCCGGCTGATCAGTCGACACTCACAAGTGTTTTGAGAGCGTGTACTGGTTTGTCATTGTTGGAGTTAGGGAGGCAGGCACATGCACATGTGTTGAAGTTTGATCAAGATCTTATTCTTAGCAATGCACTTTTAGATATGTATTGTAAGTGTGGTAGTTTGGAAGATGCAAAATTCATTTTCAATCGGATGGCTGATAAGGATGTAATCTCTTGGAGCACCATGATTGCTGGGTTGGCCCAGAATGGTTTCAGCATGGAGGCCCTCAATTTATTTGATTCCATGAAAGTCTCGGGTCCAAGACCAAACTATATTACAATTCTTGGGGTTCTGTTTGCGTGTAGTCATGCAGGGTTAGTAAATGAAGGTTGGCACTATTTTCGATCTATGAAGAACCTTTACGGGATAGATCCTGGTAGAGAACACTATGGCTGCATGCTTGATCTTCTTGGAAGAGCAGGGAAGCTTGATGAAATGGTTAAGTTGATTCATGAAATGAACTGCGAGCCAGATGTCGTGACGTGGAGGACTTTGCTTGATGCATGCAGAGCCCATAGGAATGTGGATTTAGCCACATACGCTGCTAAAGAGATTCTAAAGTTGGATCAACAAGATACAGGAGCCTATGTATTGTTATCTAATATTTATGCAAATTCGAAAAGGTGGGATGATGTTGCAGAAGTTCGGAGGACTATGAAAGCAAGGGGGATAAGGAAAGAACCTGGATGTAGTTGGATTGAAGTCAATAAGCAAATACATGCTTTTATTGTGGGAGATCAATCTCATCCTCAAATAGACGAGATCAATAGAAAGTTAAGCCAATATATTCGAAGACTAACTGATGCTGGTTATGTTCCTGACACAAATTTTGTGCTACAAGATCTTGAAGAGGAACAGAGTGAATACTCCCTTCGACACCATAGTGAAAAGCTTGCAATTGTTTTTGGTATTATAAGCTTTCCAAGGGAGAAAACTATTAGAATATGGAAGAACCTAAAGATCTGCGGAGATTGTCATATATTTGCAAAACTTATAGCAAAGCTAGAGCAGCGGCACATTGTAATTAGAGACCCTATTCGATATCATCATTTTCAAGATGGGGTCTGCTCATGTGGTGACTATTGGTAA
- the LOC101503309 gene encoding berberine bridge enzyme-like 8, with protein sequence MITILSSLLPFFIFHILLIITMSSSYSIQDNNYYNTKNTLLQCLSLYSEPSHPISEVTYFPNTPSYSPILQSYIRNLRFNSSTTPKPLFIVVPTHVSHIQSSILCCKKFDLEIRIRSGGHDYDGLSYVSQNPFIVLDIFLLRSIVFNLKDETLWVESGATVGELYYRIAEKSKVHGFPAGVCPTVGVGGHFSGGGYGNMMRKFGLSIDNVIDAKIVDVDGRVLDRNSMGEDLFWAIRGGGGASFGVIVSWKISLVPVPEIVTVFRVEKTLEQGASDVVHQWQYVADKIHDGLFIRVVISPAKRNGEKTIKAKFNALFLGDANELLDVMTERFPELGLVGEQCIEMSWIDSVLFWYNYPVGTLTDVLLERHSSQEKFLKRKSDYVQGPISKIGLDGIWKKMVELGKVSLTFNPYGGKMSEISEEETPFPHRAGNIYKIQYSVSWKEESNDVADQYLDKIRKLYDYMTPYVSNSPRSSYLNYRDVDIGVNGGGNVSYEEASIWGNKYFKRNFDRLVEVKSAIDPSNFFRYEQSIPSLSSENNIMAE encoded by the coding sequence ATGATTACAATTCTATCATCCCTTCTTCCATTCTTTATATTCCACAttctattaataataacaatgtcTTCCTCATATTCTATCCAAGACAATAACTATTATAATACCAAAAATACCCTTCTTCAATGTCTTTCTCTCTATTCAGAACCTTCTCATCCAATCTCTGAAGTAACCTATTTTCCCAACACCCCTTCATATTCACCCATCTTACAATCCTACATAAGAAACCTTAGATTCAACTCATCCACTACTCCAAAACCACTTTTCATTGTGGTCCCCACTCATGTCTCCCACATCCAATCATCAATCTTATGCTGCAAAAAATTTGATCTTGAAATCAGAATTAGAAGTGGTGGTCATGACTATGATGGTCTTTCATATGTATCACAAAACCCGTTCATTGTTCTTGACATATTTTTGCTCAGATCAATTGTTTTCAACTTAAAAGATGAAACTTTGTGGGTTGAATCAGGTGCAACAGTTGGTGAACTTTATTATAGGATTGCTGAGAAGAGTAAAGTTCATGGTTTTCCAGCTGGGGTTTGTCCTACTGTTGGTGTTGGTGGACATTTCAGTGGGGGAGGTTATGGTAACATGATGAGAAAATTTGGGTTATCTATTGATAATGTTATTGATGCTAaaattgttgatgttgatgGAAGAGTGCTTGATAGAAATTCAATGGGGGAAGATCTTTTTTGGGCTATTAGAGGTGGTGGTGGTGCTAGTTTTGGTGTTATTGTTTCTTGGAAGATTAGCTTGGTTCCTGTGCCTGAAATTGTGACTGTTTTTAGAGTTGAAAAAACATTGGAACAAGGTGCTAGTGATGTTGTTCATCAGTGGCAATATGTTGCTGATAAGATACATGATGGTTTGTTTATTAGAGTTGTTATTAGTCCTGCTAAGAGAAACGGTGAGAAAACAATAAAGGCTAAGTTCAATGCTTTGTTTCTTGGAGATGCAAATGAACTGCTTGATGTAATGACTGAGAGGTTTCCTGAATTGGGTTTGGTTGGTGAACAGTGTATTGAAATGAGTTGGATTGATTCAGTGTTGTTTTGGTATAACTATCCGGTTGGGACCTTGACTGATGTATTGCTTGAAAGACATTCATCACAGGAGAAGTTTTTGAAGAGGAAATCAGATTATGTGCAGGGGCCGATTTCAAAAATTGGGCTTGATGGTATATGGAAGAAGATGGTGGAATTGGGAAAGGTTTCATTGACATTCAATCCTTATGGTGGGAAAATGAGTGAGATTTCTGAGGAGGAAACACCATTCCCACATAGAGCTGGtaacatatataaaattcaGTACTCAGTGAGTTGGAAAGAGGAAAGTAACGATGTTGCCGATCAATATTTAGATAAGATTCGAAAGCTCTATGATTATATGACACCTTATGTTTCAAACTCACCTAGAAGTTCATATCTAAACTACAGAGATGTTGATATAGGTGTGAATGGAGGTGGGAATGTTAGTTATGAAGAAGCTAGTATTTGGGGTAACAAGTATTTCAAAAGAAACTTTGATAGGCTTGTTGAGGTAAAGAGTGCAATTGATCCGAGCAATTTTTTCAGATATGAACAGAGTATCCCATCACTTTCATCTGAGAATAATATAATGGCAGAATAG
- the LOC101503970 gene encoding E3 ubiquitin-protein ligase SINA-like 7 — translation MVTFSVGGSDDGEGPSNPNNKRRRVDDGEEEETTAAAVEGEQQENRQPQEGFEMETPPIGTVENEGNELTSGSNGYDVGKNVSAIISDPDVLDCFICSEPLTIPIFQCENGHIACSNCCSQLRNKCPMCLMPIGYNRCRAMEKLLESIKISCPCAKYGCKEMFSCSMKSSHEKECTYIPCKCPHTGCGFLASSKELALHFSHRHVGFGVQFTYDKFISVVLNTGQKEIVLLDQNDARLFIVHNNLVDLGNMVHISCLGPKAMAGFHYDVLARSQGSTLILQSSTKTIQDNNGGAPRTGFLLIPSDYFGFGQLKLDIRIKSH, via the exons ATGGTGACTTTCTCGGTCGGTGGCTCCGACGACGGGGAAGGTCCTAGCAACCCAAACAACAAGCGACGAAGGGTAGACGACGgcgaagaagaagaaacaacaGCAGCAGCAGTAGAAGGAGAACAACAAGAAAACCGACAACCACAAGAAGGGTTCGAAATGGAAACCCCTCCGATCGGAACCGTAGAAAACGAAGGAAATGAACTAACCTCTGGATCCAACGGTTACGACGTTGGTAAGAACGTATCTGCCATCATTTCCGACCCTGATGTTCTCGATTGCTTCATTTGCTCTGAACCATTAACAATTCCTATTTTTCAG TGTGAGAATGGGCATATTGCTTGTTCTAATTGCTGTTCCCAACTTAGGAACAAGTGTCCCATGTGCTTAATGCCCATTGGATACAACCGTTGTCGGGCTATGGAGAAGTTGCTGGAATCTATTAAAATATCATGCCCGTGTGCAAAATATGGCTGTAAAGAGATGTTTAGTTGCAGTATGAAAAGTAGCCACGAGAAGGAATGCACATATATACCATGTAAATGTCCACACACAGGTTGTGGCTTTCTCGCCTCATCCAAGGAGTTAGCCCTCCATTTCAGCCATAGGCATGTAGGCTTTGGAGTACAATTTACATATGACAAATTTATATCTGTCGTCTTAAATACTGGACAAAAAGAAATTGTTCTTCTAGATCAAAATGATGCTAGACTATTTATTGTTCACAATAACCTTGTGGATTTGGGAAATATGGTCCATATTAGCTGCCTTGGCCCCAAAGCAATGGCTGGTTTTCATTATGATGTTTTGGCTAGGTCTCAAGGAAGCACTTTAATCTTGCAATCTTCTACCAAGACCATTCAAGACAATAATGGTGGTGCTCCCAGAACTGGGTTCCTTTTGATTCCTTCTGACTATTTTGGTTTTGGACAACTCAAACTGGATATTCGTATAAAGTCTCACTAA